A region from the Micrococcus cohnii genome encodes:
- a CDS encoding Lrp/AsnC family transcriptional regulator, whose amino-acid sequence MELDATDRAIVTELSRDGRVSIAALAERIHVSRAHCYSRLNRLQDAGVITGFTVTVDPVRAGFGASAHVALKLRQHNWRELRARLLSIPEISQVSLIGGNMDVMMMVRARDIADLRRVVFEQLQGLPGVVDTQTYMIFEDHSSDAYLQQDGADRD is encoded by the coding sequence ATGGAACTCGACGCCACCGACCGCGCGATCGTCACCGAGCTCAGCCGGGACGGGCGTGTCTCGATCGCCGCCCTGGCCGAGCGCATCCACGTCTCCCGCGCGCACTGCTACTCGCGCCTGAACCGACTTCAGGACGCCGGCGTCATCACCGGCTTCACCGTGACCGTGGACCCGGTGCGCGCCGGCTTCGGCGCCTCCGCCCACGTGGCCCTCAAACTGCGCCAGCACAACTGGCGCGAGCTGCGAGCCCGCCTGCTCTCGATCCCGGAGATCAGCCAGGTCTCGCTGATCGGAGGGAACATGGACGTGATGATGATGGTCCGCGCCCGCGACATCGCCGACCTGCGCCGCGTGGTGTTCGAGCAACTGCAGGGCCTGCCCGGCGTTGTGGACACCCAGACCTACATGATCTTCGAGGACCACTCCTCCGACGCCTACCTCCAGCAGGACGGGGCGGACAGGGACTAA
- a CDS encoding NCS2 family permease, which yields MSATRTAPARASGIDRYFRITERGSSISQELRGGLATFLAMSYIVVLNPLVLSGADTNGDVLGIPRVAAVTALVAGVMTIVMGLYARHPFALAAGLGVNAFVAITVATTPGLTWPQIMGLVMLAGLIMLLLVVTGFRRAVFDAVPAALKTGIVVGIGLFIALIGLVNAGFVRRLPDAAQTTVPVGLGTGGDLEGWPVLVFVVGLIVTAVLVIRKVRGAILVGIIVATALANLLEALFDIGPSVHEDGSPNPTGWSLVTPSAPDFAAPDLSLLGAVDPFGAFSSVGGLLATLLVFAILLSVFFDAMGVSVGLAQEAGNVNEDGSIPDLNRALAVDALAVTVGGGASGSANQIFVESGTGIGEGARTGLASVVTGVLFLVAMFLTPLIHLVPFEAVAPALVVVGFMMCQHVVHIDWTDAGAAFPAFLTFILMPFTYSIVNGIGAGMVSYVLIRVGQGRAREVHPLLWAVAAAFVFYFGMGVFRGLLGIG from the coding sequence ATGTCAGCCACGCGCACCGCCCCTGCCCGGGCCTCCGGGATCGACCGTTACTTCCGCATCACCGAACGCGGCTCCTCGATCAGTCAGGAGCTGCGCGGCGGGCTCGCCACGTTCCTGGCCATGAGCTACATCGTGGTGCTCAACCCCCTGGTCCTCTCCGGGGCCGACACGAACGGCGATGTGCTCGGCATCCCCCGCGTCGCCGCCGTCACCGCGCTCGTCGCCGGCGTCATGACGATCGTGATGGGCCTGTACGCCCGGCACCCGTTCGCGCTCGCCGCCGGCTTGGGCGTCAACGCGTTCGTGGCGATCACCGTCGCCACCACCCCGGGCCTGACGTGGCCGCAGATCATGGGCCTGGTGATGCTCGCCGGGCTCATCATGCTGCTGCTGGTCGTCACCGGTTTCCGGCGCGCGGTGTTCGACGCCGTCCCGGCCGCGCTCAAGACGGGCATCGTCGTGGGCATCGGCCTGTTCATCGCGCTGATCGGCCTGGTCAACGCCGGGTTCGTGCGCCGCCTGCCCGACGCAGCCCAGACGACCGTCCCCGTCGGCCTGGGCACCGGCGGCGACCTCGAGGGATGGCCGGTGCTGGTGTTCGTGGTGGGCCTGATCGTCACCGCGGTGCTCGTCATCCGCAAGGTCCGCGGGGCCATCCTGGTCGGGATCATCGTCGCCACCGCCCTGGCCAACCTCCTGGAAGCCCTGTTCGACATCGGCCCGAGCGTGCACGAGGACGGCTCGCCGAACCCCACCGGCTGGTCGCTGGTGACCCCCTCCGCTCCCGACTTCGCCGCACCGGACCTGTCCCTGCTCGGCGCCGTCGACCCGTTCGGCGCGTTCTCCTCCGTGGGCGGCCTGCTCGCCACGCTGCTGGTGTTCGCGATCCTGCTGTCGGTGTTCTTCGACGCGATGGGCGTCTCCGTCGGCCTGGCCCAGGAGGCCGGCAATGTGAACGAGGACGGATCGATCCCGGACCTGAACCGCGCCCTGGCGGTCGACGCCCTCGCCGTCACGGTCGGCGGCGGCGCCTCGGGGTCGGCGAACCAGATCTTCGTCGAGTCCGGCACGGGCATCGGCGAAGGCGCCCGCACGGGACTGGCCTCCGTCGTGACCGGCGTGCTGTTCCTGGTGGCCATGTTCCTGACCCCGCTGATCCACCTCGTGCCGTTCGAGGCGGTGGCCCCCGCCCTCGTCGTCGTCGGGTTCATGATGTGCCAGCACGTCGTGCACATCGACTGGACCGACGCCGGGGCCGCGTTCCCCGCGTTCCTGACGTTCATCCTGATGCCGTTCACCTACTCGATCGTCAACGGCATCGGCGCGGGCATGGTCTCCTATGTGCTGATCCGCGTCGGGCAGGGCCGCGCCCGCGAGGTGCACCCCCTGCTGTGGGCCGTCGCCGCGGCGTTCGTCTTCTACTTCGGCATGGGTGTATTCCGAGGCCTGCTCGGCATAGGGTGA
- a CDS encoding 3-hydroxyacyl-CoA dehydrogenase — translation MQFTDRTFLVTGGASGLGAATTKRLLSHGAQVVVADLKGEAPPGAVMVPTDVTDEQQVAHAVEVAGQQGAPLSGVVNCAGIAPAEKTLGRDGALPLENFTRAVEINLIGTFNVVRLAADAISANAPGEDGERGVIVNTASVAAFDGQIGQPAYAASKGGVAAMTLPLAREFARHGIRVMTIAPGIFWTPMMAGLPEKAVQSLGGQVPFPNRMGRPEEYASLVAHIVENRMLNGETIRLDGAVRMAPR, via the coding sequence ATGCAGTTCACCGACCGCACGTTCCTGGTCACCGGCGGCGCGTCCGGACTGGGCGCCGCGACCACGAAGCGGCTCCTGTCCCACGGCGCGCAGGTCGTCGTCGCGGATCTGAAGGGCGAGGCACCCCCGGGTGCCGTCATGGTCCCCACCGACGTCACCGACGAGCAGCAGGTCGCCCACGCCGTCGAGGTCGCCGGCCAGCAGGGCGCCCCGTTGTCCGGCGTCGTGAACTGTGCCGGCATCGCGCCGGCGGAGAAGACGCTGGGCCGCGACGGCGCGCTGCCCCTGGAGAACTTCACCCGGGCGGTCGAGATCAATCTGATCGGCACTTTCAACGTCGTGCGGCTGGCGGCCGACGCCATCTCGGCCAACGCACCGGGCGAGGACGGTGAGCGCGGCGTCATCGTGAACACCGCGTCCGTGGCCGCGTTCGACGGTCAGATCGGCCAGCCCGCCTACGCCGCATCGAAGGGCGGCGTCGCGGCAATGACCCTGCCGCTGGCCCGGGAGTTCGCCCGCCACGGCATCCGCGTCATGACGATCGCCCCGGGTATCTTCTGGACGCCGATGATGGCCGGGCTGCCGGAGAAGGCGGTCCAGTCCCTCGGCGGGCAGGTGCCGTTCCCCAACCGCATGGGCCGACCCGAGGAGTACGCGAGCCTCGTCGCGCACATCGTGGAGAACCGGATGCTCAACGGGGAGACGATCCGCCTGGACGGAGCCGTCCGCATGGCGCCGCGCTGA
- a CDS encoding transglycosylase family protein, with protein MQHSTNSTSRFGLARLTSAAALTVAGAAAAIGAAAPAHAADTGIPVLEEIKQCESGGDYQAQNPTSSASGAYQFMDFTWEYLSAGDGYATPADAPEHVQDAAAVELYNELGVAPWIPSAHCWVG; from the coding sequence GCACGAACAGTACGTCCCGCTTCGGCCTGGCCCGTCTGACCTCCGCCGCCGCGCTCACCGTGGCCGGCGCCGCTGCCGCGATCGGGGCGGCTGCCCCGGCCCACGCCGCCGACACCGGCATCCCGGTGCTTGAGGAGATCAAGCAGTGTGAGTCCGGCGGCGACTACCAGGCCCAGAACCCGACTTCGTCCGCCTCGGGCGCCTATCAGTTCATGGACTTCACCTGGGAGTACCTCTCGGCCGGCGACGGCTACGCCACGCCGGCGGACGCCCCGGAGCATGTGCAGGACGCGGCCGCGGTCGAGCTGTACAACGAGCTCGGCGTCGCGCCCTGGATCCCCTCGGCGCACTGCTGGGTCGGCTGA